Part of the Mangifera indica cultivar Alphonso chromosome 4, CATAS_Mindica_2.1, whole genome shotgun sequence genome, gatatatgagataattgataaatatataaattatacgaTTTAACAAATTTCCTAAATTGAGTTCAAGTCCTCACTTTCACTCAAACTCAAGCCGACAACACCCGAGCTCATTGAGTTCAAGCTCGAACCTTATGTCTACTCCATTGAgttgagtttaactcaaacaATATTGAATTCGACTCATTTGCACATTGGCTAACGCAAAAAGATCTTAGATGTTATAAAATCAATACTTCAAGGGTTTGCCTATACATATCAATAATTACATTTAGTATCATTAGAGTCCTCTCAAAATCAATGGAAATCATAGAAGATTGGAACTAGTTAGCCACCAAAACAAGATATGAAGGTAAAACAAGATCATGCATACACTAGTACAAAGGACTTCTTAGATTATATAGTAGCATCTTAATTTGACATACAGGCAAAGTAATACTTACAAATACTTGTAGAGTCATTCATTACTATTATTTCACAAGAAGTAGGAAATTGCATATCTACAAAATGTTATTCACAAGCATTATGGCCATACCATTTTTTGTTTCCATCTTCTCAGGCAGTCCAAACTATGGGAAACCATTGCCTGAAAACTTCAAACCCTTATGTAAACATTGCATGAAAACTATTGCTTCAATGTAATATACTTCATGTGTCATCACTCTTCACAGGAGTCCAGTTCCCCCAGAAGCAGCTACTTTCCTACTGTGTGAAACAAAACCAAGAACATAGCCCACAAAAGCCCCAAGTACCAAGAGACTTGCTACCTTGACGTACCAAGAAAAGGTAGACTCAACCATATGACTCGTGGCTTCTGTACTGCCAATGCCACCATCGCTACTATCACCATCTCCATTGAGAACCTGCCCAGATGCCAGGATCTCAAACATATCATGCACCTCCCCATCATGGTTTCCTACATAGGAAAAGGTAAGCTTATCTTTTGTAGCAACCAACCTAGTATATCCAAATTCACCCCCTCGATACAGAGACCGATAAGGCTGTGGGAAGATCGGATCATTTGGATGGTCAGCTCTAGGTTCCCATATAGGTTGCCAGTCTTGTCCTGCCATTCCAATCACAATATGAACAGGAAATGCCTGCCCTTTCTCTCCATTCAGGCCCATGCTCCCACAGGTGAAGTTATTCAGAGGACAAAACCTCTCATATCTGTGGACATGACCCCACAATGCAATACTCACATTGTATCTCACAAACAAAGGTTCCAAGTGCTCAAGCATTTTCTCCCTTATTGGCTTGTCTCTAATTTCATTGCTTGTAGTGTACATTGGCCTGTGCCCTTGGACAACCACAAACGGGGTCTTTTTCCTATCAACTGATTCTAAGTCATgctttataaaattatactgATTGCTCCCCTTAAGAAAATTGGTCTCAGTTGAAATGTAGACAAAATGTACCACCCCAACATTCATTGAGTAGTAAAGGTTTCGAGTTGCCGGAGCATGGCTCCCGCTTGGTTCTGAAGAGTTCCCAGGCATGTGAAACTTAAGGCTGTAGGGTACCCCACATTCACCACCACCATCAGTTCCATAAATATACAGTGACCAATCAGGTTTCCAAGGCTGTGAAGGCCAATCATATTCATGATTACCGATACAAACATGGTATGCTACTCTTGATGCAACAGGTTCAATTTGTGTGAAAAATTGGTCCCACAACCAAGAGTAACCTCTCGCATAACTGATATCTCCAATATGTGAAACAAAAGCAGGCTTGTCACCAAGAGCTTTAATGTCACGGAGAATCCACTTCATCGTTGATATGCTTTCTTCTTGTGTACGGACAAATGTTGTGTAAGGTGTAGCAGTTCCCATATCTCCAAATAAAAATGCTATGGTTTCATCTGAATCTTCATTCCGAGACACAAAGCTGTGAGTCTCACTCCACCCTTTAGAGTCACTTCCAACCTGTCATAAACAGCATAGACATTCAACCGAATTGATGAGCTCAAGAGGTAAACATAGCTACCCA contains:
- the LOC123214123 gene encoding LOW QUALITY PROTEIN: probable inactive purple acid phosphatase 2 (The sequence of the model RefSeq protein was modified relative to this genomic sequence to represent the inferred CDS: inserted 1 base in 1 codon), which produces MCLFPNIPSKCCEITFLSLFTIFYHRLGSFLTNQHCQFSPLFTMFALFFFLLFFTQTLASAAPTLTISPKILNNSGDTVLIKWFNVPSPSRLDWLGIYSPPDSHDQNFIGYKFLSASPSWAEGWGSISLPMTNLRSNYSFRIFRWTESEVNPKKHDHDHNPIPGTAHLLAQSEQLGFASDRGPEQVHLAYTDEESEMRVMFVAGDGKKRYVRYGERETELSDVALARVERYEMDHLCHAPANRSEGWRDPGWIFDGVMKGLKKGVRYYYQVGSDSKGWSETHSFVSRNEDSDETIAFLFGDMGTATPYTTFVRTQEESISTMKWILRDIKALGDKPAFVSHIGDISYARGYSWLWDQFFTQIEPVASRVAYHVCIGNHEYDWPSQPWKPDWSLYIYGTDGGGECGVPYSLKFHMPGNSSEPSGSHAPATRNLYYSMNVGVVHFVYISTETNFLKGSNQYNFIKHDLESVDRKKTPFVVVQGHRPMYTTSNEIRDKPIREKMLEHLEPLFVRYNVSIALWGHVHRYERFCPLNNFTCGSMGLNGEKGQAFPVHIVIGMAGQDWQPIWEPRADHPNDPIFPQPYRSLYRGGEFGYTRLVATKDKLTFSYVGNHDGEVHDMFEILASGQVLNGDGDSSDGGIGSTEATSHMVESTFSWYVKVASLLVLGAFVGYVLGFVSHSRKVAASGXNWTPVKSDDT